The following are encoded together in the Leucoraja erinacea ecotype New England chromosome 13, Leri_hhj_1, whole genome shotgun sequence genome:
- the LOC129702961 gene encoding oligodendrocyte transcription factor 3-like, with product MSELLKSTPNELLVVTPTLYNISHKIDPADRSHSPDESPSPTPSAKSRSKKDLSEDEQFLLRKKINSRERKRMHDLNVAMDALREVMPYAHGPSVRKLSKIATLLLARNYILMLTSSLEEMKRLIGEMYGRSGSASRLAQLPVLTAGGSLLLGAAPSLLTLGTPRHSSPTMKCPLTPDDQACFQQWPGSPCACAACRFHCIPSTLNPPSLQTRFPK from the coding sequence ATGAGCGAGTTGCTGAAGTCGACGCCGAACGAACTGCTCGTGGTCACGCCCACCTTGTACAACATCTCCCACAAGATCGACCCCGCCGATCGGTCACATTCCCCCGACGAGTCGCCCAGTCCCACCCCGTCGGCCAAGTCCAGGAGTAAGAAGGATCTATCGGAGGACGAGCAGTTCCTACTGAGGAAGAAGATCAACAGCAGAGAGCGCAAGAGAATGCACGACCTGAACGTGGCCATGGACGCGCTGCGGGAAGTTATGCCTTACGCTCACGGGCCGTCGGTGAGGAAACTGTCCAAAATCGCCACTCTCTTGCTGGCCAGGAACTACATCCTGATGCTCACCAGCTCCCTGGAAGAGATGAAGAGGCTGATCGGCGAGATGTACGGCCGGAGCGGCTCTGCCTCTCGGCTGGCCCAGCTGCCAGTGTTGACAGCCGGGGGCTCGCTGCTGCTGGGAGCCGCTCCGTCTCTCTTGACCCTGGGCACTCCCAGGCACTCGTCTCCGACCATGAAGTGCCCCTTGACTCCGGACGATCAGGCTTGTTTCCAGCAGTGGCCCGGCTCTCCTTGCGCTTGTGCCGCTTGCAGGTTTCACTGTATCCCCTCGACCCTCAACCCTCCCAGTCTCCAGACGAGGTTTCCCAAGTGA